In Lolium rigidum isolate FL_2022 chromosome 7, APGP_CSIRO_Lrig_0.1, whole genome shotgun sequence, the DNA window AAGAATTGAAATGTGACACAATTACAGAAGTACCAAGAAGTGACACAGACTACGATGTGGAGATTGATCATGGAGTATTTAGCTGGGAATTTGAGAACTCGTCTCCAACTATAACAGATGTAAATTTAAAGGTAAAGAGAGGGATGAAAGTAGCTATCTGTGGAATGGTTGGCTCTGGGAAATCCAGTTTATTATCATGCATACTTGGGGAGATGCCGAAGCTAGCTGGGACTGTGAGGATCAGTGGAAGAAAAGCATATGTTCCCCAGACAGCCTGGATTCTGTCTGGGAACATCAGAGACAACATTCTGTTTGGAAACCCATATGACAAGGAAAAGTATCGAAAGATAATACAAGCTTGTGCATTGACTAAAGATCTTGAGCTATTTGCAAATGGTGATTTGACAGAGATTGGAGAAAGAGGAATTAACATGAGTGGTGGTCAGAAGCAGAGGATTCAGATTGCAAGGTCAGTATACGAGGATGCAGATATATATCTCTTCGATGATCCTTTCAGTGCAGTAGATGCTCACACTGGAGGCCAACTTTTCAAGGTTTGTTTAGTTAGTGTCCACAAAACCATATAATGAGTATCTATGTTCACATCCTTTTACCTTGATCAGCTATCTTCCAAAACTTAAGTCGCATATGATTTAAACAGGATAAATGTCACTATGTTTCCTTATTATTCTACAGTCTGCATAAATGCTGATAGAATGAACTACTATATTGTTCTGCAGGATTGCCTAATGGGAATGCTTAAAGACAAAACAATATTGTATGTGACCCATCAAGTTGAATTTCTTCCAGCTGCAGACCTTATACTAGTAAGTATCAAAAACACCTCTGTTTGCAAATACTACACGTATGTTAGTACTGCTAATAATATGTAAAATAACCAAGGGGGTACATATCAATAGGTCATGCAGGATGGGAAGATTGTGCAAAGAGGAAAATTCGATGATCTCCTTCAACAGAACATAGGATTTGAAGCCATAGTAGGAGCCCATAGCCAGGCAATTGAGTCTGTCATTAATGCCGAGAGTTCTAGCCGAATTCTGTCAACAGACAGCCAAAAGTTAGCAGATAGTGATGATGAATTTGAGAAAGAAAATGATACTGATGATCAAATTCAGGGCATAATCAAACAAGAGTCTGCACATGATGTCTCACAAGGCATGAATGAAAAGGGAAGGCTAACACAAGATGAAGAACGAGAAAAGGGAGGAATTGGCAAGAAGGTCTACTGGGCATACCTGAAGGCGGTTCATGGTGGTGCATTAGCACCTGTAATAGTTGCTGCACAGTCATTCTTCCAAATATTCCAGGTAGCAAGCAACTATTGGATGGCATGGGCGTGTCCTCCAACATCAGCAACCACCCCAAGAGTTGGATTAGGCCTTCTTTTCACCGTATACATAGCACTATCTATAGGAAGTGCATTTTGTGTTCTGGGTCGGTCAATGCTTGTGTCACTTGTTGGTCTACTAACAGCTGAGAAGTTCTTCAAGAATATGCTCCACTGCATCCTCcgtgctcccatgtccttctttgATTCCACACCTACTGGCAGAATCCTAAACAGGGTTGGTATTCAGTTACCCCTACACCATTTTTTTACTGTGTTGTACCCACACACACCTTCAAGTTAACAATTGTGTACTGTGCAATGTAACAGGTTTCCAATGACCAAAGTGTTTTAGATCTGGAAATGGCAAACAAACTTGGTTGGTGCGCATTTTCAGTTATACAACTTCTGGGGACCATTGGTGTTATGTCCCAGGTCGCGTGGCCAGTTTTTGCCATCTTTATACCAGTGACAGCAATCTGTTATGTGTTTCAAGTAAGAGCTCTGGACAGTGATACTTTTGCACTAGAATTAACGTGTCCGTATAAAATGTATGCACCAAGTTAATTATGCAAAATTATTTAGCCATAAAATGTATGCACCAAGTTAATTCTGCACAATAAATTAGCCATTGTGAACTGTCCTCCTTGATAATGATCTTCTTTTCACAAAAGCAGTGAATCTAATATTTTGCTTGTGACATGCAGCGGTACTACATACCaacagcaagagagctggctcgcTTGTCACAAATTCAAAGGGCTCCAATACTCCACCACTTTGCGGAATCACTTACAGGTGCAGCAAGTATTAGAGCATACGGACAAAAAGACCGTTTCAACAAAGCAAACATCAGCCTTGTGAACAACCACTCACGACCGTGGTTCCATAACATCTCAGCAGTAGAGTGGCTTTGCTTCAGGCTAAACATGCTATCTAACTTTGTTTTTGCCTTTTCTTTGACTCTGCTAGTGAGTCTTCCCGAAGGTTTTATAAATCCAAGTAAGTGTTGTATGCACAAAAGTTATCATTGATTTTTTGTTATCACTCATTTCTGGTGGCCTCCAAACTGACATAGTTGTATGTACAGGCATTGCTGGACTTGCAGTGACATATGCCCTGAACCTCAATGGACAGTTGTCAGCTATAACCTGGAACATTTGCAATACAGAGAATAAAATGATTTCGGTTGAAAGAATAATGCAGTACTCAAGGATTCCTAGTGAGGCTCCTCTAATAGTTGATGATCACCGGCCCCCAAACAGTTGGCCAAAGGATGGCACTATAAATATAAGAAACTTGGAGGTATGCATAATGTCACTGTGATTTATAACTTATGAACAGTGTACAACATAACACAAATTCTATCACCCCAGGCCTTGTAAGTATAAAAATATAACTTACTGAGTAAGTTCCAACCCGAATTAACATATGTTCTAAAGCAAAGTAAACCAGCTTGCACAAATACGTTCTGGATAAAAACTCATATCATTAAAGCTATAACAGTTTGTATATGTTCTATCAGAGCAAGTAataaagagcccattttcgaaaaaaaatatgTTCTATCAGAACAAAATGGGAAGCTCTCgctttttaattaaaatatatctCTTCTTTTTTTGCATTTCTCAGAACATGGCATGCTCAAAATAAGCCATTTAATGTGGCTATTTTATTTTACAGGTTCGATATGCAGAGCATCTTCCATCTGTTTTGAGAAATATATCATGTACAATTCCAGGAAGGAAAAAGGTAGGAATTGTTGGACGTACTGGCAGTGGAAAGTCAACTTTGATTCAAGCGCTTTTCCGGATTGTCGAACCAAGAGTAGGAACAATTGAAATTGACAATGTTGATCTCAGCAAAATTGGGTTGCATGATTTACGAGGCAGACTTAGCATCATCCCACAAGACCCAACCATGTTTGAGGGCACAGTGAGAGGAAATCTTGATCCGCTGAATGAATATTCTGATCAACACATATGGGAGGTAAATAAGTCAAATTATATTTTTCCTAATGATTAGGGAGGTAAATTATACTACGTACAGTATAACCTGTCCAAAAGAGATAACACCTCGTATTATTGCTCATTATTACCAATAGTGTCCATGTTACAATGTAAATATGGATAACAGTTTTGCTGAAAAATGTGATCTCATGATTATGCCAATCTATGAAAGGTCAAAACTGCTGATATATATAACCTAGGAAACATATGTGGTTGGTCTCTTTTATAACTACAATTAGCAAACAGAAGCTGATGTGATATTTCATATAGATTGCAACTTGATCAATTCCATTCTTCAAACATATCTATATAATGAATAAAAAGATAAGGAGGAACTACCCAAAAAAGGGTAATCATTAAAAGATCTGAACGGTGTACTTCCTCTACTTGACCAGTAGTATACATTTCTTTTGGCCAGACATTGGATAAATGCCAGCTTGGTGACATAGTTCGTCAAAGCCCAAAGAAGCTGGACTCAACAGGTAATAGCACTGTTGTTGTGTACAACAGCATACTAGTGCGGCTAAGAGAGTATGGGTATCTCCATTGCGATGATCAAATGAGATTTTCTCTTGCAGTTGTCGAAAATGGGGAAAACTGGAGCGTTGGACAAAGGCAGTTGTTTTGCCTGGGAAGGGTTCTACTAAAGCGAAGCAATGTTCTTGTCCTCGATGAGGCAACTGCTTCAGTTGACTCATCAACGGATGCAATTATCCAGCAAACACTCCGCGAGGAGTTTGGGGACTGCACGGTGCTGACAGTGGCACACAGAATTCACACGGTTATCGACAGTGATCTGATTCTTGTCTTCAGCGAAGGTAAGCTACTTCATCGACTATCATAGACATTTTCTCTACATTTTATTGGACTTAGCTGCCACATCGCTAAAACATGTACTACTTTGTGACGAGCAGGAAGAATTATAGAATACGACACGCCGTCGAGATTACTGGAGGACGAAAAGTCTGAATTCTCCAGGCTCATAAAGGAGTACTCACGGAGATCCAAGGGCTTTTAACAGCACCACAAACAATTGAACAACGGTGGAGCCAACTAGGCGCACAGCAGAACCCAGTAGAAAGACCGCACACACTACACAGTTGCTCTCGAGATGACAAGTACGCATGAACCCCACAAAGGTAGAGGTGATAGGATCTACAACAGGCGGGGCTAGCTCTTAGATTTCAGATGACTCGGAATATATATTAAGCCATGTAATGTACTAGTACAGTAGTTGATATGGAAGCTGCTCTCTGGTGTAAGAAAAAATAAGTCAGAGAATGCAGCTATCCCGTGTAAACTCTAAAATTTCCTCCGATCATGTCATCATAACTCATAAGAGAGGAGTCCGCGCGCAATTGCTGAATTTCAGTTAAACAAGTTCCTGGATGGGGTTCGTAGTGGGGTGCTTACCTGCGGTGTGTCGAGTCAGGCATTCCGTCGAGCAGGTGGCACGCCGAGCCTACGAGTTGTACAGGATCCGGGAGAGCATACACTGATCTGAGCAAAGCCTCGCCCCAAAGCCATAAAGCAGCAGCGACGCCTAATGATTTAGTTAGTTTGGTTACTCGCTACCTTGCTGGGTTTGGGAGCGGTGGCGGTGGGCCGCCGGCCGTCGTTCGGTCGACGGTCATAGACAACCTTTCTTTTGTAGGCTCGCTGTTAAGCACAAAATCAGATCACCGCGGTAAGAATGACTGTCTTCTAACTCTTCATTCTTCGAGTCGGATCGGGCCACGAGAATACTGCGCCCTCCGTTCCAATGAAAAAAAGGCATCCTCGTTTTCCATATATTTTCTTTAACTACAAATACTCTACATATATAAAAACTAGAAATTACTCTAGATTGAGTTGATTAAACTAAACAAAAACTAAACCTAAATCTAAAGCCAGCGACATCCCTTTGCCCTCGCTGCACGGCATTGCCGACAGGAGAAGCTCCGGTTCACCCCGGAGATAGTTCGAGAGAGAccgagggagagaaagaaaaatagaaggtttggatgagtaGCATTTAATCAATTCCTTCATGCGAGCAGTTGTTTATGAATTTCTACCGTAATGACACAATTTTATCGTACTTAGCTCCATTTCTTCTCCAAGCACATTACCCTAAGAGCTTGTTCGGTTAATTCACTTTCCAAGTGGATTGGAGTAGTTGAAGAGGATCACATAAATTTTTAACTTGGATGGGATTCGATCACCCTCAATATGCCTCAAACCCATTCTAACCCCATGAAACCGAACATATCTaaaatggtactccctccgatccatattagggtgtgttcggtttttGAATTATGAGGAATTGAACGGGACGATTCCGCACCTAACACCCGCTCCTGTGTTTGGTTGGGCAAAAAGAACAGAACCAAGTAGTTTCTAGGAACGGAATA includes these proteins:
- the LOC124679403 gene encoding putative ABC transporter C family member 15 — translated: MEGGWSLHLPALARIHEMFLPGAGFLDDSSDSTISQYLRKWPEIYSPCFWTSTFALIQLVFITIIVAQFLFKRIRWCRQRLKTATPESNKHSSQEQKNADIKLGVSYQASKVCCLLILASHVLRILLLQLQGRISGCKYPPFVLGEGLQVLSWIILSLAVFSLDKTKSAKHPLTIRAWWIFNFMQSVIIVIFDLRLSLSDHQYIGYAELVDLFTLANCACLFFISARGKTGITLINSSITEPLLSPSAGQQTETERTCLYSRASVLDLVTFSWMNPLFAIGYKKPLDKNDVPDIDARDFADLLSDSFRRIVADVKCRHGLSTLSIYRAMFLFIRRKAIINAAFAILCACASYVGPSLINNLVKFLGGERKYGLNKGYLLAAAFLSAKVVETVSQRQWIFGARRLGMRLRAALISQIYQKGLRLSCTARQKHTSGEIINYMSVDIQRITDVIWYINYIWMLPIQLSLAVYVLYQNLGAGAWAGLAATLAIMACNIPLTRLQKRLQSKIMTAKDKRMKATTEVLRSMKILKLQAWDTEYLQKLEALRRDEHNWLWKSVRLSAFTTFIFWGSPAFISSITFGTCILMGIPLTAGTVLSALATFRMLQDPIFTLPDLLSVFAQGKVSADRVAQYLQEEELKCDTITEVPRSDTDYDVEIDHGVFSWEFENSSPTITDVNLKVKRGMKVAICGMVGSGKSSLLSCILGEMPKLAGTVRISGRKAYVPQTAWILSGNIRDNILFGNPYDKEKYRKIIQACALTKDLELFANGDLTEIGERGINMSGGQKQRIQIARSVYEDADIYLFDDPFSAVDAHTGGQLFKDCLMGMLKDKTILYVTHQVEFLPAADLILVMQDGKIVQRGKFDDLLQQNIGFEAIVGAHSQAIESVINAESSSRILSTDSQKLADSDDEFEKENDTDDQIQGIIKQESAHDVSQGMNEKGRLTQDEEREKGGIGKKVYWAYLKAVHGGALAPVIVAAQSFFQIFQVASNYWMAWACPPTSATTPRVGLGLLFTVYIALSIGSAFCVLGRSMLVSLVGLLTAEKFFKNMLHCILRAPMSFFDSTPTGRILNRVSNDQSVLDLEMANKLGWCAFSVIQLLGTIGVMSQVAWPVFAIFIPVTAICYVFQRYYIPTARELARLSQIQRAPILHHFAESLTGAASIRAYGQKDRFNKANISLVNNHSRPWFHNISAVEWLCFRLNMLSNFVFAFSLTLLVSLPEGFINPSIAGLAVTYALNLNGQLSAITWNICNTENKMISVERIMQYSRIPSEAPLIVDDHRPPNSWPKDGTINIRNLEVRYAEHLPSVLRNISCTIPGRKKVGIVGRTGSGKSTLIQALFRIVEPRVGTIEIDNVDLSKIGLHDLRGRLSIIPQDPTMFEGTVRGNLDPLNEYSDQHIWETLDKCQLGDIVRQSPKKLDSTVVENGENWSVGQRQLFCLGRVLLKRSNVLVLDEATASVDSSTDAIIQQTLREEFGDCTVLTVAHRIHTVIDSDLILVFSEGRIIEYDTPSRLLEDEKSEFSRLIKEYSRRSKGF